One window from the genome of Salvelinus fontinalis isolate EN_2023a chromosome 3, ASM2944872v1, whole genome shotgun sequence encodes:
- the cldn19 gene encoding claudin-19 isoform X1, whose translation MANSGFQLLGYFLALGGWIGIISTTALPQWKQSSYAGDAIITAVGLYEGLWMSCASQSTGQVQCKVFDSMLSLDVHIQTCRALMVVSVLLGFIGMIVSVVGMKCTKVGDNNPASKGLIAVSGGALFLLAGLCTLVSVSWYATQVSYHFFNPNTPVNARYEFGSALFVGWAAASLAVLGGSFLCCSCSNEERRGQQYYRQSQPSTAREPNVKHSPPEKKEEYL comes from the exons ATGGCAAACTCAGGATTCCAGTTACTGGGTTACTTCCTGGCGCTGGGTGGTTGGATAGGCATCATCTCCACCACGGCTCTGCCCCAGTGGAAGCAGTCTTCGTACGCGGGTGACGCCATCATCACGGCCGTCGGGCTCTATGAGGGCCTGTGGATGAGCTGCGCCTCCCAGAGTACAGGACAGGTGCAGTGCAAGGTGTTTGACTCCATGCTGTCACTGGACG tTCACATCCAGACGTGTCGTGCTCTTATGGTGGTGTCCGTGCTACTGGGCTTCATAGGAATGATAGTGAGTGTGGTGGGGATGAAGTGCACTAAGGTGGGCGACAATAACCCCGCCTCCAAGGGGCTCATCGCTGTGTCTGGAGGAGCCCTCTTTCTACTCGCAG gtCTGTGTACGCTGGTGTCCGTGTCCTGGTATGCCACTCAGGTGTCCTATCATTTCTTCAACCCAAACACGCCGGTCAATGCCAG GTATGAGTTTGGGTCAGCCCTGTTTGTGGGATGGGCGGCGGCCAGCTTGGCGGTTTTGGGTGGATCCTTCCTGTGCTGCTCCTGCTCCAATGAGGAGAGGCGAGGGCAGCAGTACTACCGCCAATCACAACCATCCACAGCCAGGGA ACCAAATGTTAAACATTCCCCACCAGAGAAAAAGGAGGAATACTTGTAG
- the cldn19 gene encoding claudin-19 isoform X2 — MANSGFQLLGYFLALGGWIGIISTTALPQWKQSSYAGDAIITAVGLYEGLWMSCASQSTGQVQCKVFDSMLSLDVHIQTCRALMVVSVLLGFIGMIVSVVGMKCTKVGDNNPASKGLIAVSGGALFLLAGLCTLVSVSWYATQVSYHFFNPNTPVNARYEFGSALFVGWAAASLAVLGGSFLCCSCSNEERRGQQYYRQSQPSTAREAELLSETSFPD; from the exons ATGGCAAACTCAGGATTCCAGTTACTGGGTTACTTCCTGGCGCTGGGTGGTTGGATAGGCATCATCTCCACCACGGCTCTGCCCCAGTGGAAGCAGTCTTCGTACGCGGGTGACGCCATCATCACGGCCGTCGGGCTCTATGAGGGCCTGTGGATGAGCTGCGCCTCCCAGAGTACAGGACAGGTGCAGTGCAAGGTGTTTGACTCCATGCTGTCACTGGACG tTCACATCCAGACGTGTCGTGCTCTTATGGTGGTGTCCGTGCTACTGGGCTTCATAGGAATGATAGTGAGTGTGGTGGGGATGAAGTGCACTAAGGTGGGCGACAATAACCCCGCCTCCAAGGGGCTCATCGCTGTGTCTGGAGGAGCCCTCTTTCTACTCGCAG gtCTGTGTACGCTGGTGTCCGTGTCCTGGTATGCCACTCAGGTGTCCTATCATTTCTTCAACCCAAACACGCCGGTCAATGCCAG GTATGAGTTTGGGTCAGCCCTGTTTGTGGGATGGGCGGCGGCCAGCTTGGCGGTTTTGGGTGGATCCTTCCTGTGCTGCTCCTGCTCCAATGAGGAGAGGCGAGGGCAGCAGTACTACCGCCAATCACAACCATCCACAGCCAGGGA GGCAGAGTTGTTGAGTGAGACTAGTTTCCCTGACTGA